CAAACTTCGACAAATAGTGAGCActacttcttgtttttttttctatattttttctatctgtttttgtattttattaaaaaaaaatccctagcTATGTGTTCTGTTACActaaggcctcgtttacactgcaggtcttgatgcccaattctgatttggtTGCCTATATCCGATGCTGTCCGTTTACACGGTCTTTCAATTGgacccatatccgattcatgGTGTTTACACTTGCCCATACCGACTGAAACATCGCCCATGTGCTGTTGTCGTTTACCGCCTCCACGTGTGCTTCCTTACGAGAATAAAgtgacttgtgctgacaaaatgagtcacaatgagcgattaaaaaacaaaaaaaaaaaacaactacagtaCAAGtagactaaaaagaaaaaaaaaaatgcattacacttatcatttatttctaaacctaagcattcatgtacgaaaaacaatcaaatgtaaaaaaataaacttgtatgttcattacaaataaattattaaaattacaaaagcagttcaatgaagtgcagtGAGTGAtgccctcttttcttttattgttagattaacattatgataaatAATACAGACAccctatactgtaatgcatggatctaattaGGGATGCTCATTTCGATTAATTTCCCGACCGACAAAACCGGCCTCGTTAATcgattattaaccgttaactGATAAGATTATAATATTGAATtggcattaaatacaaataaaattgacgcGTATCTGtgaccctttaaaaaaatacaaacatttttttttttttttatcaaagggtttattttaacgtgcaaagtgcaaacagcagcatacagAACAGATCAACAACAGAACCTGGATTCAGTTTAAATTCCACGCACCTGCAGCATTTCTTACAGTGagagaaaaatagaataaaataatacaaaataaaaaacaaaataggcctatgatatttttaaaacttaaataattaacaaattaagatgacaaaaagaaaacactgaatccGTTTTGAACGAAGCTTTCAAAAAAACCGGCATTTTTTTTTCGTTAGACTAAGATTTTtcgttaaataaaaatagcagccCTACCTCAACACCTtgtctaattttatatttaaaaaaaaagcaacatatcaACGTGATGTGGGGTCAGTCTGGAGCGCAGCCTGTTGACACTTAGAACCGCGGCAGAAAACACCCTCTCCGATGGGACAGATGTACGGGAATACACAGGTAACGTCTCGCTAGAGTTGCCAGCTTCGGGAAGCGCTTTTCCAAAGCAGCTTCTTTCTccgtttgtgcaaaaattaccaTTGAACAGATTCTCTGCGTTATCTCCTCACCCCCATCAGATCGCGTGCATCGCATCTTCTCCCTGATAACATGGAGGCCAAAGTTTGTTGCCCTTCATCACATCGAAGCTTTAGGGTGTTTGCTTCGTAAATGGTACTGCATCGTACTTGTGCTACTGCTGTATTTTAATACGGCGCCGCATAATTTACAGGTAACTTCGTCGCCCTTTCTGTTAAAATAATCCCACACAGTGCTTCTTTTCGCTCGCTTCATTCTGCTTCCCTtgctcggaaaaaaaaaaattctgcaggcATGTCACGTGTGTGGCTGCGCGTGCCGACACGCTCCGTGAGTTAATAAATATAAGCTATatagtaggctattttatttttaaaccatgcagcaaactaaaaaaaaagaaccttaaaaacgtttttttaaaaccgtttaactgatagtattaatcggtcaaaatttttactttcggttaacggttaaaacggtcaatatgagcatccctagatctaatataatgttacacatcagatgttttcccccaacagttccccaagcgttcacttaagacagagcagattatgtttgcgtgaattctgaaatactgtaattctgtatatgtgtgtatttattgggATTGTGCGCTGTCAGAAGCGCTGTTAAATGCACGCACTTCGGATGACAGTCAGCACGAGCCGCGGGAAAAGGGAAAAAGGTAGCTACTGTAATGTTAATCCTCttagaaaatgtgcaaataaagatcatttttagatgtttaattactacttggagcatttttccccctttttttgcctgtagctcaaaatagccggtgtgaatttacactcattttgccagcacgggtcacatatgacgTCGTTAAACCAcggagaagtaccaaattgtcaCAGTTTTAATTACATACAGtacgcaatgcctcagaaaatccgatctgcctgttttacatgacagtcgcatatctgatttatttccacatatgattgagggcctgaaaccgatctcgaaatatccgaatgcatgcgCTTTTTTTGTgcttacactgtcatagaacagatccgatctgtgtcacatatgagcaaaaaaatggaattggttcacatttaactggcagtgtaaacgaggcctaaacttgtcatagcacttgcatatcattgcgtttttgttgattttgattggttcTATTGTcctgtaagtcattttggataaaagtagggatgcaccgaaatgaaaattcttggccgaaaccgaaaaagaggaaaccaaggcCGAAAACCGAAACACCGAAAGAAATTATGCCAATTATTAGTACCATTGCATTTATGGCTATGACTGTGTACTAACTTTACTAAAATCAAGGCAttgcaattgcataaattaatattaaagtttcaaagaataaattaattacaaattatgcaaatatttatttagcacattgcaacaatgcagagtataaaataaaattcaaactaaaatgtttaacttgacACCACTCATGTgtacattgaaaaataatgtacaggccTACTGGCCTGCAGAAaggttttaaaatttaatgttctctcataaaaacaaagtgcatttagGTCAGTGCATTTGAAATTTTTCTATGTAGGACTAGAAAGTGCATTACTTCTCCAGTTGGCAAGACTGTTATCACTTCTGGGATGGAGACTTCAGACAGATAACCATCTAGCTGTTGAGCAGTTGAGCTTGTCATCTGCCTGACATTTGAGAAATATTTAAGAGAGTGTATTTAAATAGGGCCagggcataaataaacatttatataaaatttaaaaaaaaaaattctagcagAAATATGGCTACAATATGATAGTCACATATATAGTAGCCTAAGAACAGCATAGCCTacgtatttttattatttgaggcACTTTCTTGCAGAATTTCACTGAACATATCAGACAACGAGGGTGCAGAGAGATGAGTCTTTTTTTCTGCGCTCTGATCTCCTTCTCCGTGCGCTGCTCCGTCTCCACGCGGGTTTCTCCGCATCCATCGCGGCCTGGATCATTTCTCGCGCGCGCTGCTTTATTTTCACATCCAAGTAATGGTCTTTATAACGCGGATAAAGTACAGTCGAAGTGCAGAGGATTCAAATAGATCTTATTGAAACGTGTGCTGACAGACTTTAAGTGTACGTTTCTTTTTCACTCCGTGGTCCGTCTCAACCTCTTTGCTTAGGAGACGCTTTAGTGTTGCGATTAAAGGAATAACGTCCGCTACAGATGCATCAGAGGAGCTGATCTCTTTAGTTAGCTGCTCAAAGGGGGCAAGAATGTTCTCTATTAAGACCCACTGGTTAGAAGTGAATGTCCCGGGGAGCTCGTGGTCTGCGCTATGCAGGTGCATGTGCAGGTCGCTGTTTCTGTTTTGCGTCACCACAACATTTCggccatattttttattttttcgttgATAAGTCTTTCGGCCGAAAACCGAAATATTTTCGGTGGCCAaatattcggtgcatccctagataaaagcatctgctgaatgtaaaatgcaaatgtcTCTTGCATGAATCGGCTTTCTGAAAACACTGTGTTCAAGTTAAAAGAAGGTCAACTCTCTTCATCTTGCATCTTTCTCAACACAAGCACTGTCTGAGTGAATGGCACTAGTGATATATTTCTGCTTCATCACGTGTGTTTGGATCATTGACATGTTatcaaagtgtctaattctagTGTTTggtaatattaatattcaaaatcgCTATTccttgatttctaaaaaaaacccCCCGTGGTGAAACATAacatttgaattaataaaatCTGAAGAATCGCTCAGCCCTAATGGCTTCCTTTAACTTGACTGAGATTTTGAATTCTTAAATGTAGCTTCATGAAgtctgcagaaaccctgtttgcTGGAAGAGTGTTTCTGACTAGAAATAGCTGTTTGTGAATGTGACACTTCAATTCTTGGTGTTTGTTTCCTGCAGTCATCCTGGTTATTTTGGTAAGGTGGGCATGAGACACTACCACTTGAAGAGGAACACTCTCTTCTGCCCCACCATTAACCTGGACAAGCTGTGGACGCTGGTCAGCGAGCAGACGAGGGTCAACTACAGCAAGAAGCCGGACGGTCCCGCGCCCATCATCGACGTCGTGCGTGCTGTGAGTTCCAGACCAATGTGTCCTAACACGTCTCATAcagcgctgcttcatctcagatagagacgagtccagagcagcgtcttattcagtgctgcttcatctcagatagagacgagccCAGAGCAGTGTTTCCTAACGCGTCTCATTcaacgctgcttcatctcagatagagacgagtcccagagcagcgtcttattcaacgctgcttcatctcagatagagacgagcccagagcagcgtcttattcagtgctgcttcatctcagatagagacgagtccagagcagcgtcttattcagtgctgcttcatctcagatagacgagtccagagcagcgtctcattcagtgccgcttcatctcagatagagacgagtccagagcagtgTTTCCTAACGCGTCTCATTCaaacgctgcttcatctcagatagagcagagtccagagcagcgtcttattcaacgctgcttcatctcagatagagacgagcccagagcagcgtctcattcagtgctgcttcatctcagatagagatgagtccagagcagcgtctcattcagtgccgcttcatctcagatagagacgagtccagagcagtgTTTCCTAACGCGTCTCATTcaacgctgcttcatctcagatagagacgagtccagagcagcgtcttattcaacgctgcttcatctcagatagagacgagcccagagcagcgtcttattcagtgctgcttcatctcagatagagacgagtccagagcagcgtcttattcagtgctgcttcatctcatatagacgagtccagagcagcgcgTCTCATTCagtgccgcttcatctcagatagagatgagtccagagcagcgtctcattgaacgctgcttcatctcagatagagacgagtccagagcagcgtctcattgaacgctgcttcatctcagatagagacgagtccagagcagcgtctcattgaacgctgcttcatctcagatagagatgagtccagagcagcgtctcattgaacgctgcttcatctcagatagagacgagtccagagcagcgtctcattgagcgctgcttcatctcagatagagacgagtccagagcagcatctcattcagcgccgcttcatctcagatagagacgagtccagagcagcgtcttattcagcgccgcttcatctcagatagacgagtccagagcagcgtcttattcagtgccgcttcatctcagatagagatgagtccagagcagcgtctcattgaacgctgcttcatctcagatagagacgagtccagagcagcgtctcattcagcgccgcttcatctcagatagacgagtccagagcagcgtcttattcagtgccgcttcatctcagatagagacgagtccagagcagcgtcttattcagtgctgcttcatctcagatagagacgagtccagagcaccgtcttattcagtgctgcttcatctcagatagagacgagtccagagcagcgtctccttgaacgctgcttcatctcagatagagacgagtccagagcagcgtctcattcagcgccgcCGCTTcaatctcagatagagacgagtccagagcagcgtctcattgaacgctgcttcatctcagatagagatgagtccagagcagcgtctcattgaacgctgcttcatctcagatagagacgagtccagagcaccgtcttattcagtgctgcttcatctcagatagacgagtccagagcagcgtctcattcagtgctgcttcatctcagatagacgagtccagagcagcgtctcattcagtgctgcttcatctcagatagagatgagtccagagcagcgtctcattgaacgttgcttcatctcagatagagatgagtccagagcagcgtctcattcagtgccgcttcatctcagatagagacgagtccagagcagcgtctcattcagcgccgcttcatctcagatagagatgagtccagagcagcgtctcattgaacgctgcttcatctcagatagagatgagtccagagcagcgtctcattgaacgctgcttcatctcagatagagacgagtccagagcagcgtctcattgaacgctgcttcatctcagatagagacgagtccagagcagcgtctcattcagcgccgcttcatctcagatagagacgagtccagagcagcgtctcattcagcgccgcttcatctcagatagagacgagtccagagcagcgtctcattgaacgctgcttcatctcagatagagatgagtccagagcagcgtcttattcagtgccgcttcatctcagatagagacgagtccagagcagcgtcttattcagtgccgcttcatctcagatagagacgagtccagagcagcgtcttattcagtgctgcttcatctcagatagagacgagtccagagcaccgtcttattcagtgctgcttcatctcagatagacgagtccagagcagcgtctcattcagtgctgcttcatctcagatagagatgagtccagagcagcgtctcattgaacgctgcttcatctcagatagagacgagtccagagcagcgtctcattcagtgccgcttcatctcagatagagacgagtccagagcagcgtctcattcagcgccgcttcatctcagatagagacgagtccagagcagcgtctcattcagcgttgcttcatctcagatagagacgagtccagagcagcgtctcattcagcgccgcttcatctcagatagagacgagtccagagcagcg
The DNA window shown above is from Cyprinus carpio isolate SPL01 chromosome B25, ASM1834038v1, whole genome shotgun sequence and carries:
- the LOC122142430 gene encoding 60S ribosomal protein L27a-like, whose translation is MRHYHLKRNTLFCPTINLDKLWTLVSEQTRVNYSKKPDGPAPIIDVVRAGYFKVLGKGKLPKQPVIVKAKFFSRRAEEKIKGVGGACVLTA